In one Bacillus thuringiensis genomic region, the following are encoded:
- the cccB gene encoding cytochrome c551 has product MKKKLLAIALGTSVVFALGACGNKEESKSSKQSASTDSAEQIFQRSCAGCHATDLSGATGPDLRKVGGKYDAADIEEIIKKGRGSMSPGLIQGEDAKKVSEWLAEHK; this is encoded by the coding sequence GTGAAAAAGAAATTGTTGGCTATTGCGCTAGGGACATCGGTTGTTTTTGCTTTAGGAGCATGCGGAAATAAAGAAGAGAGTAAGTCTTCGAAACAGTCTGCAAGCACAGACAGCGCAGAACAAATTTTCCAAAGAAGTTGTGCGGGATGTCACGCAACAGATTTATCAGGGGCAACTGGACCTGATTTAAGAAAAGTAGGCGGTAAGTACGACGCTGCAGATATCGAAGAGATTATTAAAAAAGGCCGTGGTTCAATGTCACCAGGACTTATTCAAGGTGAAGATGCGAAAAAAGTATCTGAATGGTTAGCTGAACATAAATAA
- the prfB gene encoding peptide chain release factor 2 (programmed frameshift), with product MELVEIRQELEKMAKRLAAFRGSLDLPTKEKQIAELEEKMMGAGFWDDQQGAQAVINEANALKDMVGKFRQLDETFENLEITHELLKEEYDEDLHEELESEVKGLIQEMNEYELQLLLSDPYDKNNAILELHPGAGGTESQDWGSMLLRMYTRWAEKRGFKVETVDYLPGDEAGIKSVTLLIKGHNAYGYLKAEKGVHRLVRISPFDSSGRRHTSFVSCEVVPEFNDEVEIEVRTEDLKIDTYRASGAGGQHVNTTDSAVRITHTPTNTVVTCQSERSQIKNREHAMKMLKAKLYQKKLEEQQAELDEIRGEQKEIGWGSQIRSYVFHPYSLVKDHRTNTEVGNVQAVMDGEIDPFIDAYLRSRI from the exons ATGGAATTAGTAGAAATTAGACAGGAATTAGAGAAAATGGCTAAGCGATTAGCGGCTTTTAGGGGGTCTCTT GACCTCCCTACTAAGGAGAAACAAATTGCAGAATTAGAAGAGAAAATGATGGGCGCAGGATTTTGGGATGACCAACAAGGCGCACAAGCTGTAATTAATGAAGCGAATGCGTTAAAAGATATGGTTGGAAAGTTCCGTCAGTTAGATGAGACGTTCGAAAATTTAGAAATCACGCATGAGCTTTTAAAAGAAGAGTATGATGAAGATTTACATGAGGAATTAGAATCAGAAGTAAAAGGCTTAATTCAAGAAATGAATGAGTATGAGCTTCAGTTACTATTAAGTGATCCTTATGATAAAAATAATGCGATTTTAGAATTACATCCAGGTGCAGGTGGAACTGAGTCACAAGACTGGGGTTCTATGTTATTACGTATGTACACACGCTGGGCTGAAAAACGCGGATTCAAAGTAGAAACGGTTGATTATTTACCAGGTGATGAAGCTGGTATTAAGAGTGTAACTTTATTAATTAAAGGTCATAACGCTTACGGTTACTTAAAAGCAGAGAAAGGTGTACATCGTCTTGTACGTATTTCACCATTCGATTCTTCAGGGCGCCGTCATACATCGTTCGTATCTTGTGAAGTTGTACCAGAGTTCAATGATGAAGTTGAAATCGAAGTACGTACAGAAGACTTAAAAATTGATACGTACCGAGCAAGTGGAGCTGGTGGGCAGCACGTAAATACGACAGATTCAGCAGTTCGTATTACACATACACCGACAAATACGGTTGTAACATGTCAGTCGGAGCGTTCTCAAATTAAAAACCGTGAGCATGCGATGAAAATGTTAAAAGCGAAATTATATCAAAAGAAACTAGAAGAGCAACAAGCAGAATTAGATGAAATTCGCGGAGAGCAAAAAGAAATCGGATGGGGTAGCCAAATCCGTTCTTACGTATTCCACCCGTATTCTCTTGTAAAAGACCATCGTACAAATACGGAGGTTGGTAACGTACAAGCTGTTATGGATGGAGAGATTGATCCATTTATTGATGCTTACTTACGTTCTCGCATCTAA
- the secA gene encoding preprotein translocase subunit SecA has product MIGILKKVFDVNQRQIKRMQKTVEQIDALESSIKPLTDEQLKGKTLEFKERLTKGETVDDLLPEAFAVVREAATRVLGMRPYGVQLMGGIALHEGNISEMKTGEGKTLTSTLPVYLNALTGKGVHVVTVNEYLAQRDANEMGQLHEFLGLTVGINLNSMSREEKQEAYAADITYSTNNELGFDYLRDNMVLYKEQCVQRPLHFAIIDEVDSILVDEARTPLIISGQAQKSTELYMFANAFVRTLENEKDYSFDVKTKNVMLTEDGITKAEKAFHIENLFDLKHVALLHHINQGLRAHVVMHRDTDYVVQEGEIVIVDQFTGRLMKGRRYSEGLHQAIEAKEGVEIQNESMTLATITFQNYFRMYEKLSGMTGTAKTEEEEFRNIYNMNVIVIPTNKPIIRDDRADLIFKSMEGKFNAVVEDIVNRHKQGQPVLVGTVAIETSELISKMLTRKGVRHNILNAKNHAREADIIAEAGMKGAVTIATNMAGRGTDIKLGDDVKIFGLAVIGTERHESRRIDNQLRGRAGRQGDPGVTQFYLSMEDELMRRFGSDNMKAMMDRLGMDDSQPIESKMVSRAVESAQKRVEGNNYDARKQLLQYDDVLRQQREVIYKQRQEVMESENLRGIIEGMMKSTVERAVALHTQEEIEEDWNIKGLVDYLNANLLQDGDVKEEELRRLAPEEMSEPIMAKLIERYNDKEKLMPEEQMREFEKVVVFRVVDTKWTEHIDAMDHLREGIHLRAYGQIDPLREYQMEGFAMFESMVASIEEEISRYIMKAEIEQNLERQEVVQGEAVHPSSDGEEAKKKPVVKGDQVGRNDLCKCGSGKKYKNCCGIVQ; this is encoded by the coding sequence ATGATCGGTATTTTAAAAAAGGTGTTTGATGTAAACCAACGCCAAATTAAACGTATGCAGAAAACAGTTGAGCAAATTGATGCATTAGAGTCATCTATTAAGCCACTAACTGATGAACAATTAAAAGGAAAGACGCTTGAATTTAAAGAACGTCTAACAAAAGGTGAAACAGTAGATGATCTACTACCTGAAGCTTTCGCGGTTGTTCGCGAAGCGGCAACTCGTGTTCTTGGAATGCGTCCATATGGCGTACAGTTAATGGGTGGTATTGCCTTACATGAAGGGAATATTTCTGAGATGAAAACGGGTGAAGGTAAAACGTTAACGTCTACATTACCTGTATATTTAAATGCTTTAACAGGAAAAGGTGTTCACGTTGTTACAGTCAATGAATACTTAGCACAACGTGATGCGAATGAAATGGGACAACTTCATGAGTTCCTAGGCTTAACAGTAGGAATTAACTTAAATAGTATGTCACGCGAAGAGAAACAAGAGGCTTATGCTGCTGATATTACGTATAGCACAAATAATGAGCTTGGATTCGATTACTTACGTGATAACATGGTTTTATATAAAGAGCAGTGCGTTCAACGTCCACTTCACTTTGCTATTATCGATGAAGTCGATTCTATTTTAGTCGATGAAGCACGTACGCCGCTTATTATTTCAGGACAAGCTCAAAAATCAACAGAGCTATACATGTTTGCAAATGCATTTGTTCGTACGTTAGAAAATGAAAAAGATTATTCATTTGATGTGAAAACGAAAAATGTAATGCTAACAGAAGATGGTATTACGAAAGCAGAGAAAGCTTTCCATATTGAAAACTTATTCGATTTAAAACATGTAGCACTTCTTCACCATATTAATCAGGGGCTTCGTGCACACGTTGTTATGCATCGTGATACAGATTATGTTGTACAAGAAGGCGAAATCGTAATTGTAGACCAATTCACTGGTCGTCTTATGAAAGGTCGTCGTTATAGCGAAGGATTACACCAAGCGATTGAAGCAAAAGAAGGTGTAGAAATTCAAAATGAAAGCATGACGCTTGCAACAATTACATTCCAGAACTACTTCCGTATGTATGAAAAATTATCTGGTATGACTGGTACAGCGAAAACAGAGGAAGAGGAATTCCGTAACATTTACAATATGAACGTTATTGTAATTCCGACAAACAAACCGATTATTCGTGATGATCGTGCCGATTTAATCTTTAAATCAATGGAAGGTAAATTCAATGCTGTTGTTGAGGATATTGTAAATCGTCATAAACAAGGGCAACCTGTTCTTGTAGGTACAGTTGCAATTGAAACTTCAGAGCTTATTTCAAAAATGTTAACGCGTAAAGGTGTACGTCATAACATCTTAAATGCGAAAAACCATGCACGTGAAGCTGATATTATTGCGGAAGCAGGTATGAAAGGTGCTGTAACGATTGCAACGAATATGGCTGGTCGTGGTACAGATATTAAGCTTGGAGATGATGTAAAAATCTTCGGTCTAGCAGTTATCGGTACAGAACGACATGAAAGCCGTCGTATTGATAATCAGTTACGTGGTCGTGCCGGTCGTCAAGGGGACCCTGGTGTGACGCAGTTCTACTTATCAATGGAAGATGAATTAATGCGCAGATTTGGTTCAGATAATATGAAAGCAATGATGGACCGCCTTGGTATGGATGATTCACAGCCGATTGAAAGTAAAATGGTTTCTCGTGCGGTAGAATCTGCACAAAAACGTGTTGAAGGAAATAACTATGATGCACGTAAGCAGTTATTACAATACGATGATGTACTTCGTCAGCAACGTGAAGTTATTTATAAGCAACGTCAAGAGGTTATGGAATCGGAAAACTTACGTGGCATTATTGAAGGTATGATGAAATCTACAGTAGAACGTGCTGTTGCGCTTCATACACAAGAGGAAATTGAAGAAGATTGGAACATTAAAGGTCTTGTTGACTACTTAAATGCAAACCTTCTTCAAGACGGAGATGTAAAAGAAGAAGAATTACGTCGCCTTGCTCCTGAGGAAATGAGCGAACCGATTATGGCGAAATTAATAGAGCGTTACAATGACAAAGAAAAGCTTATGCCAGAAGAGCAAATGCGTGAGTTTGAGAAAGTTGTTGTATTCCGCGTTGTAGATACGAAATGGACAGAGCATATTGATGCGATGGATCACCTTCGTGAAGGTATTCATTTACGTGCTTACGGTCAAATCGATCCACTTCGTGAGTACCAAATGGAAGGGTTCGCGATGTTCGAGTCAATGGTTGCTTCTATTGAAGAGGAAATTTCTCGTTACATTATGAAAGCTGAAATTGAACAAAACTTAGAACGTCAAGAAGTTGTTCAAGGTGAAGCTGTTCATCCTTCTAGCGATGGCGAAGAAGCAAAGAAAAAGCCAGTTGTAAAAGGTGACCAAGTGGGCCGCAACGATTTATGTAAATGTGGTAGCGGTAAAAAATATAAAAACTGCTGTGGTATCGTTCAGTAA
- the hpf gene encoding ribosome hibernation-promoting factor, HPF/YfiA family, with product MKFNIRGENIEVTPALKEYVEKKLSKLERYFDTFPEIKVNLKVYSDKQRVEVTIPFTDLLLRAEETNSDMYAAIDLVVDKIERQIRKHKTKVNRKLREKGSMKTNFILPEAVAVLDEVEEDELELVRTKRFDLKPMDVEEAILQMDMLGHNFFVFTNADTNETNVVYGRKDGKYGLIETK from the coding sequence ATGAAATTCAACATTCGTGGTGAAAATATTGAAGTAACTCCAGCATTAAAGGAATATGTAGAGAAAAAACTAAGTAAGTTAGAGCGTTATTTTGATACATTCCCAGAGATTAAAGTTAATTTAAAAGTATACTCTGACAAGCAACGTGTCGAGGTAACAATACCATTTACTGATTTATTACTTCGTGCAGAAGAAACTAATAGCGATATGTACGCTGCTATTGATTTAGTAGTTGATAAAATTGAGAGACAAATTCGTAAACATAAAACAAAAGTAAATCGTAAGTTACGTGAGAAAGGTTCTATGAAAACGAACTTTATCCTTCCAGAAGCAGTAGCTGTTTTGGATGAGGTAGAAGAAGATGAATTAGAACTTGTACGTACAAAACGATTCGACTTAAAACCGATGGACGTTGAAGAGGCAATCCTACAAATGGATATGCTAGGACATAATTTCTTCGTCTTCACAAATGCTGATACAAATGAAACTAATGTTGTATATGGCCGTAAAGATGGGAAATACGGTTTAATCGAAACTAAATAA
- the cspC gene encoding cold shock protein CspC, with the protein MQGRVKWFNAEKGFGFIEREDGDDVFVHFSAIQQDGFKSLEEGQQVEFDIVDGARGPQAANVVKL; encoded by the coding sequence ATGCAAGGAAGAGTGAAATGGTTCAATGCAGAAAAGGGATTTGGGTTTATTGAGCGTGAAGATGGTGACGATGTATTTGTCCATTTTTCTGCTATTCAACAAGATGGGTTTAAGTCATTAGAAGAAGGGCAACAAGTAGAGTTTGACATTGTAGATGGAGCACGTGGACCACAAGCAGCTAATGTTGTGAAACTGTAG
- a CDS encoding ComF family protein: MHCLLCDECFVEKVSWYNFFVKCHRKYICDRCEQKLSYIIGEICMECGRPLEFVSTSFQEDGICIDCIRWMKEEKYRSFKNRSLYMYDDGIVAQFKFRGDAELVRIFYRPFRNLFQNYFANVSTVIAVPLSKEREVERGFNQAELLATCLPVKISYPSLRRRETEKQSKKTRKERVSGSNPFYFQGEEMFSGQHILLVDDVYTTGITVRQIGSLLYERGATEVSSLTLCRS, encoded by the coding sequence ATGCATTGTTTACTTTGTGATGAGTGTTTTGTAGAAAAGGTTAGTTGGTACAATTTTTTTGTAAAGTGTCATAGAAAATATATATGTGATAGATGTGAACAGAAACTTTCCTATATTATAGGAGAAATTTGCATGGAATGTGGGCGACCTTTAGAATTTGTTTCTACCTCATTTCAAGAAGACGGTATTTGTATAGATTGTATAAGGTGGATGAAAGAGGAGAAGTATCGTTCTTTTAAAAACCGTTCGTTATACATGTATGATGATGGGATAGTAGCGCAGTTTAAGTTTCGGGGGGATGCAGAGTTAGTTCGCATTTTTTATCGCCCGTTTCGAAATTTATTTCAAAATTATTTTGCCAATGTTTCAACCGTTATAGCTGTTCCGCTTAGTAAGGAAAGGGAAGTTGAACGTGGTTTTAATCAAGCTGAGTTATTAGCAACTTGTTTGCCTGTCAAAATTTCTTATCCATCATTAAGAAGAAGGGAAACAGAAAAGCAAAGTAAGAAGACACGTAAAGAAAGGGTGTCAGGAAGCAATCCTTTTTATTTTCAGGGAGAAGAGATGTTTTCTGGACAACATATTTTACTCGTTGATGACGTGTATACGACAGGAATTACAGTTAGGCAAATCGGAAGTTTGTTATATGAGAGAGGGGCAACGGAAGTATCTAGTTTGACACTTTGTAGAAGTTAA
- the comFA gene encoding ATP-dependent helicase ComFA, which translates to MLAGKQLLLEELSSDLRKELSDLKKKGEVACVQGITKKASKYICQRCGNIEQRLFASFLCKRCSKRCTYCRKCITMGRVSECTVLVRGIQERKEERELNQLQWKGVLSTGQELVAQGVIEAIKQKESFFIWAVCGAGKTEMLFYGINEALQKGERVCIATPRTDVVLELAPRLQEVFPYIKVAALYGGSVDKEKDAVLVVATTHQLLRYYRAFHVMVVDEIDAFPYCVDQMLQYAVKQAMKERAARIYLTATPDETWKRKLRKGKQKGVIVSGRYHRHPLPVPLFCWCGNWKKNLIHKRIPRVLLQWLQTYLNKKFPIFLFVPHVRYIEEISLLLKPLNNRIEGVHAEDPGRKEKIAAFRKGEIPLLVTTTILERGVTVKNLQVAVLGAEEEIFSESALVQIAGRAGRSSEAPYGEVIYFHYGKTEAMVRAKKHIQGMNKNAEEQGLID; encoded by the coding sequence ATGCTTGCTGGAAAACAGTTGCTATTAGAAGAACTCTCTTCAGATTTACGGAAAGAATTAAGTGATTTGAAAAAGAAGGGAGAAGTCGCATGTGTACAAGGCATAACAAAGAAGGCTTCTAAATATATATGTCAGCGCTGCGGAAATATAGAGCAGCGATTATTTGCATCATTTTTATGTAAAAGGTGCAGTAAAAGATGCACGTATTGCCGGAAGTGCATCACGATGGGGAGAGTTAGTGAATGTACTGTACTCGTTCGTGGGATTCAGGAAAGAAAGGAAGAAAGAGAGTTAAATCAGTTGCAGTGGAAAGGGGTTTTGTCTACCGGTCAGGAGTTGGTGGCGCAAGGTGTTATAGAAGCTATTAAGCAGAAAGAATCTTTCTTTATTTGGGCTGTATGCGGTGCTGGAAAAACAGAGATGTTGTTTTACGGAATTAACGAAGCGCTTCAAAAAGGGGAAAGAGTTTGTATCGCAACGCCGAGAACGGATGTTGTTCTAGAATTAGCACCGAGATTGCAAGAAGTATTTCCATATATAAAGGTAGCGGCTTTATATGGAGGGAGTGTGGATAAAGAAAAAGATGCAGTACTAGTGGTTGCGACTACGCATCAGTTATTACGTTATTATAGGGCATTTCATGTCATGGTTGTAGATGAAATAGATGCTTTTCCATATTGTGTAGATCAAATGTTACAGTACGCGGTAAAACAAGCGATGAAAGAAAGAGCGGCGCGTATTTATTTAACTGCGACTCCAGATGAAACGTGGAAGCGAAAACTTAGAAAAGGTAAACAAAAAGGTGTTATTGTTTCTGGACGATATCACCGTCATCCCTTGCCAGTTCCTTTATTTTGTTGGTGCGGGAATTGGAAAAAAAACCTCATTCATAAAAGAATTCCTCGAGTTTTACTACAGTGGTTACAAACATACTTAAATAAAAAATTCCCCATTTTTTTATTTGTCCCCCATGTGCGATATATAGAAGAAATAAGCTTGTTGTTAAAACCATTAAACAATCGAATTGAAGGTGTACATGCAGAAGATCCGGGGAGAAAAGAAAAAATAGCGGCTTTCAGAAAGGGAGAAATCCCATTATTAGTTACAACGACAATTTTAGAGCGAGGCGTAACGGTGAAAAATTTGCAAGTCGCAGTTTTAGGGGCGGAAGAAGAAATATTCTCAGAAAGTGCACTCGTACAAATTGCGGGTCGAGCAGGGCGGAGCTCTGAAGCGCCGTATGGAGAGGTTATTTATTTTCACTATGGTAAGACAGAAGCGATGGTACGCGCGAAAAAACATATTCAAGGTATGAATAAAAATGCGGAAGAACAAGGATTGATTGATTAA
- a CDS encoding coiled-coil domain-containing protein — translation MFYKNVTLAKKIPNYGINFIGYIRKKKKESGVKNKMKKLKMTSCALVAGLMFSGLTPNVFAEDKISDVKSQINTQNDTLHKQQQERDELQKQMNDLNKTIQGLDKSVQENAAKLDETTKKVSDTEQLIEKKNKDIAELQTKIAKREELLRKRLVALQEQPNTNVVTEVLVNSKNVADLVDRLTSVSKILESDEDIMKTQQEDQASVKKDVATVKEKQKELKEAQAQIETAKKELDAEKEKKATAVNDLSSKMDTVVTSMTSTEGQLKELEKQALQLQRIAEEEAQAKAAQEAAAQKQAEQAAKAAQAQPAQAPAEQAAPANNGGQAQKEEPKKEAPKAEKKTPEQNPAPTPPDTGVIGKAKQYLGKPYVWGSASPSNGGFDCSGFISYIFGVGRQDVNGYWNSVSKVSSPQPGDLVFFQGTYKAGPSHIGIYVGNGQMIHASDKGIAYGDINSSYNKKHFLGYGRF, via the coding sequence TTGTTTTACAAAAACGTAACATTAGCAAAAAAAATCCCGAATTATGGTATAAATTTTATAGGTTATATACGGAAAAAGAAAAAAGAAAGCGGTGTAAAAAATAAAATGAAAAAGCTAAAAATGACATCTTGCGCATTAGTTGCAGGGTTAATGTTTTCAGGGCTAACACCAAATGTATTTGCAGAAGATAAAATTTCTGACGTGAAATCACAAATTAATACACAAAATGACACTTTACATAAACAACAACAAGAACGTGATGAATTACAAAAACAAATGAATGACTTAAACAAAACAATTCAAGGTTTAGATAAATCTGTTCAAGAGAATGCTGCAAAGCTTGATGAAACAACGAAAAAAGTTTCTGATACTGAGCAATTAATTGAAAAGAAAAATAAAGATATTGCAGAATTACAAACAAAGATTGCAAAACGTGAAGAGCTATTAAGAAAGCGTTTAGTTGCACTTCAAGAACAACCAAATACGAACGTTGTAACAGAAGTTCTTGTAAACTCTAAAAACGTTGCAGATTTAGTTGATCGTTTAACTTCTGTTTCTAAAATTCTTGAGTCTGATGAAGATATCATGAAAACACAACAAGAAGATCAAGCTAGTGTGAAAAAAGATGTTGCAACGGTAAAAGAGAAACAAAAAGAATTAAAAGAAGCACAAGCTCAAATTGAAACTGCTAAGAAAGAACTTGACGCTGAAAAAGAGAAAAAAGCAACAGCGGTAAACGATTTAAGCAGTAAAATGGATACAGTTGTAACTTCAATGACAAGTACGGAAGGTCAATTGAAAGAGCTTGAGAAACAAGCGTTACAATTACAACGCATTGCAGAAGAAGAAGCACAAGCAAAAGCTGCACAAGAAGCTGCTGCTCAAAAACAAGCAGAGCAAGCTGCTAAAGCTGCGCAAGCTCAGCCAGCACAAGCACCTGCAGAGCAAGCTGCACCAGCAAACAATGGTGGACAAGCTCAAAAAGAAGAGCCTAAAAAAGAGGCACCTAAAGCAGAAAAGAAAACACCAGAGCAAAACCCAGCACCAACTCCACCGGATACTGGCGTAATTGGTAAAGCTAAGCAATATTTGGGTAAGCCATATGTTTGGGGAAGTGCATCTCCATCAAACGGTGGTTTTGACTGTAGTGGATTCATTTCTTACATTTTTGGTGTAGGTCGTCAAGACGTTAATGGTTACTGGAACTCAGTTTCTAAAGTAAGTAGCCCACAACCAGGAGACTTAGTATTCTTCCAAGGTACTTACAAAGCAGGCCCATCTCACATCGGTATTTACGTTGGTAATGGCCAAATGATCCATGCTAGCGATAAAGGAATTGCGTACGGTGATATTAACAGTTCGTATAACAAAAAACATTTCTTAGGATACGGTCGATTCTAG
- a CDS encoding winged helix-turn-helix transcriptional regulator — translation MEHNSCLCPKFESAFTLLSKKWTGLIIKSLLEESKRFREIADIIPNMSDRMLSERLKELESEGIVVRNVYPEVPVRIEYGLTDKGKALESVMDEVQNWAEKWMK, via the coding sequence ATGGAGCATAATTCTTGTTTATGTCCAAAGTTTGAGTCAGCTTTTACTCTGCTTAGTAAGAAGTGGACTGGCTTAATTATTAAATCTTTGCTTGAAGAGTCGAAACGTTTTAGAGAAATCGCAGATATTATCCCAAATATGAGCGATCGTATGTTGTCAGAGCGTTTGAAGGAATTGGAAAGCGAGGGCATTGTAGTTCGTAATGTCTATCCAGAAGTACCAGTTCGAATCGAGTATGGCTTAACTGACAAGGGAAAAGCGTTAGAAAGTGTTATGGATGAGGTCCAAAATTGGGCTGAGAAATGGATGAAGTAG
- a CDS encoding DegV family protein has product MKIAIVTDSTAYIPKQIRDELNIYMIPLNVVFGTESYQEEAEISADDFYVKVREQEELPKTSQPAIGKFVELYEELAKDYDAVISIHLSSGISGTYQTSTTAGQMVEGIDVYTYDSEISCEVQGFYVREGAKLASEGKNPKEIIARFDEMKKTMDAYFVVDDLHHLQRGGRLNSAQAFIGSLLQVKPVLYFRDKIIIPFEKIRTRKKALKRIIEIFDEQASKGVPMEAVIIHAQREEEANEWKKELEAKYPHVTIRTGYFGAVIGTHLGEGALGLGWYTK; this is encoded by the coding sequence ATGAAAATAGCTATTGTTACTGATAGTACGGCATATATACCGAAGCAAATTCGTGATGAACTCAATATATATATGATTCCATTAAACGTTGTGTTTGGAACAGAATCTTATCAAGAAGAAGCTGAAATTTCAGCAGATGATTTTTATGTGAAAGTACGTGAACAAGAGGAACTTCCAAAAACTTCTCAACCAGCAATCGGAAAGTTTGTTGAGCTATATGAAGAACTAGCTAAAGATTATGATGCAGTTATTAGTATTCACCTATCAAGTGGAATTAGTGGTACATATCAAACATCAACGACAGCTGGACAGATGGTAGAGGGTATTGATGTGTACACGTATGACTCTGAAATTAGTTGTGAAGTACAAGGATTTTATGTGCGTGAAGGTGCAAAGTTAGCAAGTGAAGGAAAGAATCCAAAAGAGATTATCGCTCGTTTTGATGAAATGAAGAAAACAATGGACGCCTATTTTGTAGTTGATGATTTACATCATTTACAGCGTGGTGGTCGATTGAATAGCGCACAAGCTTTCATCGGCAGTCTGTTACAAGTGAAGCCAGTTTTATATTTTAGAGATAAAATCATTATTCCGTTTGAAAAGATTCGTACACGTAAAAAAGCATTAAAACGTATCATTGAAATTTTTGATGAGCAAGCAAGTAAAGGTGTACCTATGGAAGCAGTTATCATTCATGCACAACGTGAAGAAGAAGCGAATGAATGGAAGAAAGAATTAGAAGCAAAATATCCTCACGTCACAATTCGTACAGGTTATTTTGGAGCTGTAATTGGTACGCACTTAGGTGAAGGTGCATTAGGTCTTGGATGGTATACGAAGTAA
- a CDS encoding YigZ family protein — protein MLLQYFTIKDYGEHEIVIQKSRFICYISRATTEEEAQAFIQKIKKQHWNATHNCSAYLIGEQDHIQKANDDGEPSGTAGVPMLEVLKKRGLKDTVVVVTRYFGGIKLGAGGLIRAYGKCTSEGINHVGVVQRKLMRVMQTEIDYTLLGKVENELRNSKYAIKDIHYLENITFDTYVEEDGKQAFTDWMIELTNGKCTITEGDMLYLEQDVI, from the coding sequence GTGCTATTACAATATTTTACAATCAAAGACTACGGCGAACACGAAATCGTCATTCAAAAATCAAGATTTATTTGTTATATTAGCCGAGCAACGACTGAGGAAGAGGCTCAAGCATTTATACAAAAAATAAAAAAACAACATTGGAATGCAACACACAATTGTTCCGCTTATTTAATTGGCGAACAAGACCATATTCAAAAAGCAAATGATGACGGCGAGCCTAGCGGTACAGCTGGCGTACCAATGCTAGAGGTACTTAAAAAACGTGGACTAAAAGATACCGTTGTTGTCGTAACACGCTATTTTGGCGGCATTAAACTTGGCGCAGGTGGATTAATTCGTGCATATGGAAAATGTACAAGCGAGGGCATTAATCATGTCGGTGTTGTCCAGCGAAAACTAATGCGTGTGATGCAAACCGAGATTGATTACACATTACTTGGCAAAGTGGAAAATGAATTACGCAATTCAAAATATGCCATTAAAGATATACATTATCTAGAAAATATCACATTTGATACGTATGTAGAAGAAGACGGCAAACAAGCATTTACAGATTGGATGATTGAATTAACAAACGGGAAATGTACAATTACAGAAGGAGATATGTTGTACTTAGAACAAGATGTTATCTAA